The Nitrospira sp. genome has a segment encoding these proteins:
- the pssA gene encoding CDP-diacylglycerol--serine O-phosphatidyltransferase: MKTASFRSSFGKGGKRRKAAMHLIPNLFTTGNLFCGVFAILSVFNANYLEAAIAVLVAMIFDVLDGKSARLTNSTSQFGLEYDSLSDVVSFGVAPGILIYSWALSGHGTFGIAVMFAYVAMGAVRLARFNSTVAVSDGKYFTGLAIPAAAGVVASLVVLDYYIMKMGTDVRSIVVLLMTLGLSFLMVSTIKYRSFKDLKFKGHRQITYLVWGILALMMVAAWPAVMLFVVFAGYALMGPVEKIAGLLVPASGKRGVGKVDLPPVESNP; encoded by the coding sequence ATGAAAACTGCGAGCTTCAGAAGTTCGTTTGGAAAAGGAGGGAAGCGAAGGAAGGCTGCGATGCACCTGATCCCGAACCTCTTCACGACGGGCAACTTGTTTTGTGGGGTGTTTGCCATCCTGTCGGTCTTCAATGCCAACTATCTGGAAGCCGCGATTGCAGTGCTGGTCGCCATGATCTTTGATGTTCTGGATGGGAAGTCGGCCCGGTTGACCAACAGCACCAGCCAGTTCGGGTTGGAGTATGATTCGCTTTCTGATGTGGTGTCGTTTGGTGTGGCTCCAGGGATCTTGATCTATTCCTGGGCGTTAAGCGGGCATGGGACGTTCGGTATTGCCGTGATGTTTGCCTATGTGGCGATGGGAGCTGTCCGACTGGCGAGGTTTAATTCCACTGTGGCTGTGTCGGACGGGAAATACTTTACCGGTTTAGCCATTCCAGCTGCGGCAGGGGTTGTGGCGTCTTTGGTCGTCCTGGATTATTACATCATGAAGATGGGAACCGATGTCCGGTCGATTGTGGTCTTGCTCATGACGTTAGGGCTGTCGTTTCTCATGGTCAGCACGATCAAGTATCGAAGCTTTAAGGATTTGAAGTTCAAAGGACATCGCCAGATCACCTACCTGGTCTGGGGTATTCTTGCGCTGATGATGGTCGCAGCCTGGCCGGCAGTCATGTTGTTCGTTGTGTTCGCCGGCTATGCACTGATGGGACCGGTCGAAAAGATTGCAGGGCTGCTCGTTCCGGCCTCTGGGAAACGAGGTGTCGGAAAAGTTGATCTGCCACCGGTTGAATCGAACCCATAG
- a CDS encoding 2-isopropylmalate synthase, with product MARMIRIFDTTLRDGEQSPGASMNVEEKVMVAKQLARLGVDIIEAGFAYSSPGDFDAVRRIAQEVEGPTICSLARARPEDIDRAWEALKGAPKVRIHTFLSTSDIHLKHQFRMTREQAKQRAVEMVQRARGYVEDVEFSPMDASRSDPSFLYEVIEAVIAAGAGTVNIPDTVGYAVPQEFGALIKGICDKVSNAKQAVISVHCHNDLGVAVSNSLAAIMNGAGQVECTINGIGERAGNTSLEEIVMGLRTRKDFYHADTGIRTEEIAKTSRLVSKITGMVVQPNKAIVGANAFAHTSGIHQDGLLKEKATYEIMRPESIGLVESQMVMGKLSGRHAFRQRLEELGYKLGEAEVNHAFERFKKLADHKKEIFEEDLEVIVSEELSKMAERLVLRSLQVTSGTDRVPTATVELEIDGKPVSQTGTGDGPVDAVYRTIATLTQTKSRLLMYVVKAITGGTDAQGEVSVRVEEDGRTVSGHGADTDIITASARAYISALNKLSYLAARQAQGEQKVNLI from the coding sequence ATGGCACGCATGATCAGAATTTTTGACACGACGTTGCGGGACGGCGAGCAATCGCCTGGGGCCAGCATGAATGTGGAAGAAAAGGTCATGGTGGCGAAACAACTGGCACGGCTTGGGGTCGATATTATTGAGGCGGGATTTGCATATAGTTCACCAGGAGATTTCGACGCGGTACGACGGATTGCACAGGAGGTGGAGGGGCCGACGATCTGCAGCCTGGCGAGGGCTCGTCCCGAAGACATTGATCGGGCATGGGAAGCCTTAAAGGGCGCACCAAAGGTCCGTATCCACACGTTTTTATCGACGTCCGATATTCATCTCAAACACCAATTTCGGATGACGCGGGAACAGGCCAAGCAGCGGGCGGTTGAGATGGTTCAGCGTGCGCGCGGGTATGTCGAGGATGTTGAATTTTCTCCCATGGATGCGAGCCGGTCCGACCCGTCGTTTCTCTACGAAGTGATCGAGGCGGTGATTGCTGCGGGAGCCGGGACTGTGAACATCCCTGACACGGTGGGCTATGCGGTTCCACAAGAATTCGGCGCACTGATTAAAGGAATTTGCGACAAGGTTTCCAATGCCAAGCAAGCCGTGATTTCCGTCCATTGCCACAATGATCTGGGGGTTGCGGTGTCGAACAGCCTGGCGGCCATTATGAACGGGGCCGGACAAGTTGAGTGTACGATCAACGGTATCGGTGAGCGCGCGGGGAATACTTCGTTAGAGGAGATCGTGATGGGACTCCGAACGAGGAAAGATTTTTACCATGCCGATACCGGGATTCGGACAGAGGAGATTGCGAAGACCAGTCGTTTGGTGAGCAAGATTACCGGCATGGTGGTGCAACCCAATAAAGCGATCGTGGGGGCTAATGCCTTTGCCCACACCTCGGGTATCCATCAAGACGGCTTGCTGAAGGAAAAGGCGACCTACGAAATTATGCGCCCGGAATCGATTGGTTTGGTCGAGAGCCAGATGGTTATGGGCAAGTTGTCCGGGCGGCATGCCTTTCGGCAGCGATTGGAAGAGTTGGGGTACAAGCTCGGTGAGGCGGAAGTGAATCATGCCTTCGAACGGTTTAAAAAGCTTGCCGACCACAAAAAAGAGATTTTTGAGGAAGATCTCGAAGTCATCGTCTCGGAAGAGCTCTCAAAGATGGCTGAACGGCTCGTCTTAAGGTCGCTTCAGGTGACCAGTGGAACAGATCGGGTCCCAACGGCCACGGTTGAACTGGAGATCGATGGTAAGCCTGTCTCACAAACCGGGACCGGTGATGGGCCGGTGGATGCCGTGTATCGAACCATTGCAACCCTGACGCAGACCAAGAGTCGATTATTGATGTACGTCGTCAAAGCCATCACCGGCGGGACCGATGCTCAGGGGGAAGTCTCCGTGCGGGTCGAGGAAGACGGACGGACGGTGTCAGGGCATGGGGCCGATACTGATATCATCACGGCATCCGCCCGAGCCTACATCAGTGCGCTGAATAAGTTGTCCTATTTGGCGGCAAGGCAAGCACAAGGTGAGCAGAAGGTGAACTTGATTTGA
- a CDS encoding cupin domain-containing protein, whose protein sequence is MFKVTLADRPEFLAGDETRLREIFHPAKHRLSLNYSLAHGTLPPGHCSKRHALVSSEVYYFISGMGRLTVNDQVTLVEPGTTIYVPPGGQQFLDNTGDTDIEFLCLVDPAWRMEDETILE, encoded by the coding sequence TTGTTCAAGGTGACCCTAGCGGATCGCCCCGAGTTTCTAGCCGGGGACGAGACCCGTTTGCGGGAGATTTTTCATCCTGCCAAACATCGGTTGTCGCTGAACTATAGTCTCGCCCACGGAACCTTGCCGCCCGGTCACTGCTCGAAACGACATGCCTTGGTCTCGTCTGAAGTCTATTACTTCATTTCCGGGATGGGCCGATTGACGGTTAACGATCAAGTGACACTGGTTGAGCCGGGAACGACGATCTATGTACCGCCAGGCGGGCAACAGTTTCTCGACAATACCGGAGACACCGACATTGAGTTTTTATGTCTTGTTGATCCGGCCTGGCGGATGGAAGACGAAACGATACTGGAGTAG